A part of Paenibacillus donghaensis genomic DNA contains:
- a CDS encoding helix-turn-helix domain-containing protein, with translation MGFGEKIYKLRKEHGLSQEALAEKLDTTRQAISKWENNQGYPETEKLLLLSNIFEVSVDYLLKDTTENRVEHDKGYYVSREMAAGYLLSNKKQTQYVAAGISLLICSAIPYFLFRHSVPTYIVSGLVLATLGIVSFVVAGFADNKQYTAITKEPLILDPVTLKELKDELALLKRKHVVLSILGTVCVAFSGLSFLLTRKGFLDITEQSAPYYALCVFLFGAGVYILCNVIVSRDTYAVLLENDQYVNRFSARLARKSKKVIEKI, from the coding sequence ATGGGTTTTGGAGAGAAAATTTACAAACTTAGAAAAGAGCATGGCTTGTCCCAGGAGGCATTGGCTGAGAAATTAGACACCACGCGGCAGGCGATCAGTAAATGGGAGAATAATCAGGGGTATCCTGAAACCGAAAAATTGCTTCTGCTAAGTAATATTTTTGAAGTGTCGGTTGACTATCTGTTAAAAGATACTACAGAAAACAGGGTTGAACATGACAAAGGGTACTATGTCAGCAGAGAGATGGCGGCCGGTTATTTGTTGTCCAATAAGAAGCAGACCCAATACGTGGCGGCGGGAATTAGTCTGTTGATTTGTTCCGCTATCCCTTATTTCCTGTTCAGACACTCCGTGCCTACGTACATCGTTTCGGGTCTGGTCCTTGCCACGCTTGGTATTGTGTCTTTCGTTGTTGCCGGCTTTGCAGATAACAAGCAATATACAGCCATAACTAAAGAACCGCTGATCTTAGACCCCGTTACATTAAAAGAGCTGAAGGACGAACTCGCACTGCTAAAGCGCAAGCATGTAGTTCTTTCTATCCTTGGTACCGTTTGTGTTGCGTTTAGCGGACTGTCCTTCCTTCTTACACGAAAAGGGTTCTTAGACATTACCGAACAGTCGGCTCCTTATTATGCACTCTGCGTATTCCTGTTTGGTGCGGGTGTATATATCTTGTGCAACGTAATAGTTTCCAGAGATACCTATGCTGTTCTGCTCGAGAACGATCAGTATGTTAATCGGTTCAGTGCCCGTCTGGCAAGAAAATCAAAAAAGGTTATAGAAAAAATTTGA